The DNA region ACCCGCGCGGGCGGGCCAGCAGCAGCCCGGCCAGCCCGGCCAGCAGGCCCTGCGCCGCGTAATTGCGCAGCCAGTACCCCACCTGCTCGGGCGGGGGCACGTTCTCGCTGGTTTCCAGCGCCAGCACCGCGCCCCGCCACAACTCCGGGGCCGGCCAGCCGGGCGTGCCGACCAGCATGTCCAGCACCTCCACGCACCCGCCGATCAGGTGCCCCTCCGCCGGCCGGTCGCCCTGCACCCACGTCCAGCCGTCCCCCGCCCGGAAGGGCCGGGGCACCTCCTGCAGCGCCGGGTCCGCCCAGTCCTGCCAGTGCTCCGTCCACTCCGGTGCGGGCGACAGGTCGAACGGCGCCGGCTCGTCCACCACCGCCCGGCGCACCCCCTGCACCACGAAGGGGTGCATCCCGCCGTTCTCCGCCAGGTCCGTCAGCAGCGCCGGGCCGTGGTAGGCCATCACGCCCGCCCGCAGGAAGTGCAGCAGCGTGACCGTGCTGTCACTGAACCCCAGGAACACCTTCGGGTGCCGCCGCACCAGCCCCGCGTCCAGGTGCGGCAGCAGGCGCACGCTGTCATCCCCGCCGATCACGCTCACCATGCCGTGGATGCCGGGGTGCTCCAGCGCCCAGTGCAGGTCGTCCGCGCGGGCCGGCGGGTTCGCGTCCAGGAAGTCCGGGCCGCGCAGCGCGTTCGGGGCCGGCACGACCTCCCACCCGAACTCCGCGGCGCACTGCCGCACACCCGCCCGGTACCGGTCCATCACGGCCGTCACGAACCCGCTCGACAGGCTCAGCGCCGCCACCCGCGATCCCGGCCCCAGCCGCGGCGGCCGCACGAAGTTCAAGCTCACAGGGGCCGCCACATGAAATGCTCCTGCAGCACCTGCCCGGCCCGGCGGATCGCGTCCGGCTGCGTGCCCCACACCTGAAACCCGTGCCGCTCGTACAGCCGCCGCGCGGCCGCCTGCGTGTCCGTGACCGCCAGATGCAGGCTGGTCAGGCCCTCCCAGGACCGGGCGTGGTCCAGCGCGGCGCGCATCAGGGCGTCCCCGGCCCCCTGCCCGCGCGCTTCCCGCAGCACCGCCACGCCCAGCACGTCCGCCCGGTGCGCGAACCCCGGGCTGTCCAGCCGGACCAGGGTCAGGATGCCCACCAGCGCCTCCTGGCCGTCCGGGCCGCTCAGGAACGCCCCGAACGACACGCGCGTGTCGCTGGGCGTGACCCGCTGGGCCACCTGCTCCAGCGGCAGCGCCGCGAACCGCTCGGCGGTCGTGCCGAACGCGAACGGGTCACTGCTCAGGGTCGCGTACCGCACGTCCCAGTAGGGCTGCGCGTCCGCCGCGCCCAGCGCCCGGACGCGCACGCTCACGCCCCGGCCTCCACACCCGCCCGCTCGGCCGGGGTGGCCCGCGTGAGCGCCGCCTGCCGGTCCCGCCAGTTCAGCACGTGCCCGTCCACGCGCACGTTCCGCGTCAGGGCCAGGTCCAGGTCCGCCACCAGCCAGCCCGGCTCGTTCCAGCCGCCCGCGGCCACCACCCCGTCCTCCGGCAGGCCGTTGTCGGCCGGGGCGTACACGCCCGCCGCGCCCACAGCGTCCTCCACCGCGTACGTCCACGGCGCGTCCGCGATCAGCGGCGCGTGCACCGCGTAACACTGCCCTTCCAGCGCGCGGGCCATGCTGCCCACCCGCACCCGCGTGTACCCCGCCCGGGACCCCGTGAAGGACGGCACCACCAGCACCTCCGCGCCCGCCTCCGCCAGCTGCCGCGCCAGGTGCGGGAACTCACTGTCGTAGCAGATGGCGATCCCGAAGGTCACGCCCGCTGCCCCGAACACCCGCACACCCGACCCCGGCGCGATGTCCCATTCCTCAGCCTCGAAGCGCGTCATCATCAACTTGTCCTGATACCCCAGCAGCCCCGATGGGCCGAACACGTACGCCCGGTTCACGAACGCGCCCGCGTGCGCCACCGGCAGGCTCCCCGCCACCACCGTCACCGCGTGCTCGCGGGCCAGCCGCTCGTGCAGCGCCAGGAAGTCCGGCAGGAACGCCTGCAGCGCCGGGCGCATGCCGTGCATGTCGTGGTGCAGCGCCCCGGGCAGCAGGCTGATCAGTTCCAGCGGCGCGTACTCCGGGAAGACCAGCAACTGTGCACCCTGCCCGGCGGCGTCCGCCACCCAGCGCTCCACCTTCGCCGCGTACGCTGCCCAACTTTCCAGGTACTCCACCGGGTACGCCGCCGCCGCCACCTTCAGGACCGTCATGCCCCGCAGTGTACGCACCCCTCCCCGCCCCCCACCTGTCCCAAATGGCCTACAGCGCGCATTTCCTTCACCGAGACTGCCGGCTGGACCGCGTTCCACGGAGGGAACCGGCGAAGGCTGAACCGCGTACAGTAAGGCATGAGCCGCCGCCCGTCCCCGCCCACCGTGCTGCTGCCTGCCGTGATCACCGTCGCCACCGTCGGCGTGGCCGCCGGGGCCGCCTATCTGGCCCGCAACCGGCGCGGCGACGTGAAGAACGCGGTCGTGAACCGCGTCCTGGAAGCGCCCGCCGGCCGCAGCAGCTACCAGGAACTCCAGACCGCCCTGGAACGCGCCTCCGTCGCCCTCGCCGCCCGCGCCGACCGCGCCGCGGACACCCCCGGCAACCGCGACCTGCTCATGCACATCATCGGCATCGAACGCTGGGGCCAGGAACGCCTGAAAGTCGCGCTGGGCCAGAAACCGTACGTGGAGGACACCCACCACCCCTACCGGCCCGAGGGCGGCCGCAGCCTCCCGGACCTGCGCGAGGACCTCTCCCGCACCCGCTCCGGCACCGTGGACCTCGTGCGGCAACTGCACCGCACTCCGCCCGAGGACGCCCTGACCGTGAACCACAACGCCCTGGGGCCCCTCACCGCGAAAGCCTGGGTGCGCTACCTCACGCAGCACGCCGACCTGGAAAGCCGCAAACTCCGCGCGCAGAAACCCGGGCAGGACGACCCCGGCACGGCGGCTGCCGAGACGGTCACGGCCGGCCCCACCCGCTCCGGCTGAACGGCCAGACGCGCACCGTGAGCGCTTTACGAGAAACGCAGTAAAATTGTAAGAACCCCCCCCGTACGCTCAAGGCACCATGACCAGTGTCCTCAACAGCGTCCTCACCGCCATCGTGAAAGAAGGGGCCAGCGACATCCACCTGCGCTCCGGCAGTGCCCCCGCCGGACGCGTCAACGGCGTCATGGTCCGCTACGGCGACACCAGACTCAGCCCCGAACACGTCGAAGGCTTCGCCCGCGAAATGATGATCCGCCCCGGCATGTGGGACGAATTCCAGCAGACCCGCGAAGCCGACTTCGCCTACGGCATCGCCGGCCTCGCCCGCTTCCGCGTGAACGCCTACTACCAGCGCGGCACCATGGGCCTGATCATGCGCGTCATCGAGGAAAAAGGCATCCCCAGCTTCGAACAGCTCGGCCTGCCCCGCGAAACCTTCGAATACTTCGGCGCTCAGGAACGCGGCCTGGTCCTCGTCACCGGCCCCACCGGGTCGGGCAAGACCACCACCCTCGCCAGCCTCATTGACCACATCAACGCCACCCAGCCCGTCAACATCGTCACCCTCGAAGACCCCATTGAGGTCCTGCACAAGGACAAGCAGGCCATGATCAGCCAGCGGGAACTTGGCATCGACACCATGAGCTTCTCCAACGGCCTGCGCGCTGCCATGCGCCAGGACCCGGACGTCATCCTGATCGGTGAGATGCGCGACAAGGAAACCGTCGAGGCGGCACTCTCCGCCGCGCAGACCGGGCACCTGGTGCTCAGCACGCTGCACACCCAGGACGCCATCCGCACCGTGAACCGCATCATCGACTTCTTCGCTCCCCACGAACGCGACCAGATTCGCCAGGGCCTGAGTGAAAGCATCGTCGGCATCGTCAGCCAGCGCCTGCTGCCCAACGCCAGCGGCGGCCGCGTCCTCGGCATGGAAGTCCTGCTCGGCACCCCCACCATCAAGGAATGCATCAAGGACGAAAACCGCACCGAGGAGATCAAGCAGGCCCTGATGGAAGGCGGCGCCCGCGGCATGCACACCTTCGACCAGCACCTCGCCAAACTTGTCGAGTACGGACAGATGACCGACGAGGACGCCATGGCCAGCGCCACCAGCGCCCACGAACTCAAGATCATGCTGATGCGCCACCAGTTCGCGTCCTGAAGAGCAGGTCCTCCTGCGCCAATCGCGTCAAGAAGAGTGAGCGACCGACCGTGAACGGATGGGCCACCAAAACCTGATCGCCCATCCAACATGATCTGCAGCTCAAGCTTGGAAATCACCCCGCGTTCGTGCGGGGTGGTTTTTTGGGCTCACCGGTGACCCCGCCGATGGGGACGGGTGAACAGCGCTCCGCTGAGGAGATGGGGGTGGGCGTTGTTCGGCTGGCCAGGCGCGGTCGTTGGCCTTGAACAGGGCGTCATCCACGGAATGTGCGGATTCGGTTCCCAGGCCCTGACGCTGTGCGTCAAACGGCCGGCATCGCCCTTCGTCTTCCGCTTCTGCACCTCTGGGCGATATGTGGCTGGCGGGAACGGTCCTGAACGGTACGGTGGGGCATGACGGTTTCGGTTCGGGCGGCTGGGGTGGCGGATGCGGCGGGCATCGCGGCGGTGCACACGCAGAGCTGGTCGGAGACTTACCGGGGCCGGATGCCGGACGCGTTTCTGGACCGCATGACGTCCGGGGAGATGCAGGTGCGGCGGGAGGCAGGCTGGGCGCAGACCGTCACGCAGGGGGCGGAGGTCGTGTGGGTGGCCGTGCTGGGGGGGGAGGTGGTGGCGTTCGCGTCGGCGGGCGAGGCGCGGGACCATCCGGGCGTGGCGGCGGAACTGCTCACGCTGTACAGCCTGAACCGGGTGCAGGGGCGGGGCGTGGGGCGGGCGCTGCTGCACGCGGTTTTGCGGGAGGTGCGGGCGCGGGGGGCGGGCAGCGCGGCGTGCTGGGTGCTGGACGTGAATCCCGCCCGCGCGTGGTACGCCCGGCAGGGCGCGCACGAGGCGGGCGGGAAGGTGCAGGCCATTCCGGGCGGGGAACTGCGGGAGGTGCGGATGGTCTGGCCGGACCTGGGGGCGCTGCCGGACTGAGGGGGCCGGTTACCGCCGGAGTTTGCGGGCGGCCTCGTCGGGGGTGATCTCGCCGCGTTCCAGGCGTTGCAGGATCTCTTCCTGCGGGTCGGGCGTTTCGGGTTCGTACCCGATGGCGCGCAGCAGGGTGTCGAAGCGGGCGCGGACGGTGGGGTAGCTGATACCCAGCACCCGCTCGACCTCCTTGAGGTTGCCGCGCACCTTGATGTACAGGCGCAGGAAGTCCAGGTTCTCCGGGGTCAGGGTGGCGAACTCGTTGAGTTCGAACACGCCCTTGACGGTGGTGCCGCTGGTCGGGAAACGCAGTTCGGTGACCAGCGGCGCTTCGGTCTCGTCCGGGAAGGGCAGGGGCAGGGGGCGCATGTACGTCATGCTAGGCGTTCAGGGCAGGTCCAGGCGCAACGGGGGCCGGGCGGGCGCCTGGGGGGGTGTGGGGTGCCAAGCGGACCAGCGGGCCAGCAGGGACGTGGAGGCGCTGGCGCGCACCTTCCGGGTGGCGGAGGCGGCGGTGTCCCGCTGGACCGGGTGGTCCGGGGACGCCGGGGGTGGGGTGAGGCGGGGCAGCATGCGCCGGGCCTTACCGGAGGATGATCTTGATGCTGTTGCCGTCGCTGTCCTCGGCGCTGATGAGTTCGCCGCTGGGTGCGCCGGACTCGATCAGGAGCTGCAGCGCCTCCAGGCTGAACCCGGCTTTTTCCAGGGCGCGGATGCCGTGCGCGGGAATCAGTTTTTCCAGGTGCGGCGCGAGGCTCAGGGGCAGGTTGGCGTTGTAGCTGTCGCCGTCCTCGGATTCCACCTGGATGCGCAGGACGCGGCTGCGGCCGGCGGTGGGTGAGGGGGGCCCGGCGGGGTCCCAGCTGTCCATGGTGCGTTCCATGTCGTGCGCGAACTGACTCATGTGGTCCTCCACGTTCTGCCCGAGGCGTTCGGCCTTCGCGGCGAATTTCTCGGCGGCCTGTTCCAGCTTCGCGGCGATGCGTTCGCCCAGGTCGTCCAGGCCCGGGCCGTGCCCGAAGTCCATGCGGCGTCCGCCGATCACGACCTGGGGCCGGCGGGGTGGGGGCGGCGGGGGGGGCGGGAAGCCGGGGTTGCCGGGGCCTTTCAGGCCGCGCAGGAGCAGCAGGTGCTCGGCGATCTGGTCGGTGTCCAAGTCGTCGCGGTCCAGCAGGGTGCGGATCAGGTCCTGGTCGCTGCCGATCAGCGCGAGGCGGCTGCTCAGGGCGGTGAGGAGGGGGGCGGCGTCGTCCAGGGTGAGTTTCCCGGCGCGGATCAGGTCCAGGATGCGTTTGACTTTCTCTTTCATACGTGGCCTCGGATGAGCAGGCGCCGGTGGTGGGCTTCGGCCTCGGCGGTGAGTCTGGCGCGCAGGTGCTGCCGCGCGTACTCGCGTTCGGCGTCAGGCGTGAACAGTTCGGTCAGCAGGGCGCGCAGCCGGGCCGTCAGGGTGGCGGGGGCGGGCGCCTGCACGCGGGCCGCGCGGATGGGCCGCAGGGCGCGCTGGCCGGCGCGGATCACGCGGTACCGCCGGGTGGGGGAGGCGGGGGCGCCCAGGGCGGGGCTCAGGCGGGTGGCGTGGGTGAGGTGGGGTGCGGGGGTGAGCTGGGTCATGTGCGGCCTCCTTTCCCGGCGGGTGGCGTGCTCCTGACGGGGCGGTGCGTGGGGCCTGCGGGGCGGTCGGCCCGGTCAGGCGGCGTGGGGGGCTGGGGGTGGGTTCAGCTGTAGAGGGCGACGCTGCCGCCGGTCACGCGGACGTTCAGGGTGGCGCTGCCGCCGCCGAGCACGCCGTGGTACCTGTGCGTGGCGAACTGTCCGGTGCGGGTGGTGGGGAAGTCGGCCTTCAGGTTGCCGGCGGTGGCCTGACCGTTCAGGGTGACGCTGCTGCCGGGCGCGAGGTCCAGGCGGGCGCTGCCGCCGGCGACGGTCACGGTGTGCTGCCCTTCGCTGAGGTGCCCCTGCCAGGCGAGGCTGCCGCCGGCGACGGTGGCGTTCAGGGCGCGGCCCTCCTCGATGCGGGCGCTGCCGCCGCCGATGGTGAGCTGCGTGCCGCCGTGAACGGCGCCGGCTTTCAGGCTGCCGCCGCCGATGCTGGCGTTCAGGGCGTGGGTGCTGTGCAGGGTGACGCTGCCGCCGCCGATCTTCAGGTGCGCTTCGCCGCGCAGGTCGGGCAGGTTCAGGCTGCCGCCGCCGACGAGGCCGCGCACGTTCTGCGGCTGGAAGGGCACGGTCAGGATGGCGCGCAGGTCGCTCCAGCCGGTGTGCCGGTGGCCGGGGGTGCGGCTGACCTTCCAGCCGTCCGGGGTGGCTTCCAGCATGAGTTCCTCAGGGCGGGTGGCGTTCAGCTGCGGGGCGGGCACGCGGGGGTCGTGGACGACCTGCAGGGTGTACCCGCTGATTTCCAGGTGCAGGTTGGCGCGGTCGGTGGCGGTCCCTTCGGGCGGGGTGGGGAAGTCCGGGGCGCTGTCCTCTTCGGCGGGGTGGAGCAGGCCGGCGGCCTCCTCGGCGGTGAGTTTGCCTTCGGCCACCAGACGCTCCACCTGCGAGCGGAAATCTTCGTTCGGGGTTGTGTCACTCATACTCGCCTCCTGAGAGAATAGAAACATAGAAATCACTGATTGTCAAATCAGATTTTACATACCGTGAGATGCTGGAAGGAGAGAGGCGTCTCAGACAGAGTTTTCAAGAACCTTTCATCCAGCTCTCTGAACCGGGTATAAAACCGGGATTGCCAATCAGCGAGCCGCCTCATCCCTTCCCGGCGGTCACGAGGCCGGCGCTTATGCTGGAAGCGATGACCGTCACGCCCGAACTCACGCCCGCGCAGCGCACCGAGGTGGAACTGCTCGCCCGCGGCAAACAGGAAAAAAGCCGCACCCTGCGCGACCTGAAACTCCCGGAAACCCCGGAGGCCGCCCACGCCCTGCTGCTGCGCCTGGGCGTCTGGACCGAGGCGCACACCCCGTACGCCGACCGGCTGCAGGCCGCCCTGAGCCCCGTTGCCCTGCCCGTGCCCGCCTTCCCGGACGAAGCGCGCCTGGACCTGACGCACCTGCCGGGCTTCGCCATCGACGACGAGGGCAACCGCGACCCGGACGACGCCGTGGCCGTCGAGGCCCTGGCAGGCGGCCTGACCAGGCTGTGGGTGCACGTCGCGGACGTCTCGGCGCTGGTGCCGCCGGACAGCCCGCTGGACCAGGAGGCCCGCGCGCGCGGCGCCACGCTGTACCTCCCGGACCGCACGGTCGGCATGCTCCCGGACGCCCTGGTCGAGCAGGCCGGCCTGGGCCTGCACGACGTGACGCCCGCCCTGTCGGTGTCGCTGGACCTGGACGCCGAGGGCAACGCCGAGGCGGTGGACGTGCAGCTCACCCGCGTGCGCGTGCAGCGCCTCACGTACTCGCAGGCGCAGGCGCAGCTGGACGCCGGGCAGGAGCCGTTCGTGACCCTGGCCCGCCTGGCCCGCGCCAGCCGGCAGCTGCGCGAATCGGAAGGTGCCCTGAGCATCGACCTGCCGGAGGTGCGCGTGAAGGCCGACGAGCACGGGGCCAGCGTGACGCCCCTGCCGAAACCCGAGATGCGGCAGGTGGTGCAGGAGTGCATGACCCTGGCCGGCTGGGGCGCGGCGATCTTCGCGGATGACAACGAGATCCCTCTGCCGTTCGCCACGCAGGACCACCCCACCCGCGAGGTCCGTGGGGACACCCTGAGTGCGCAGTGGGCTCGGCGCAAGACGCTGGCCCGCACGCGCTTCCAGCCGTCGCCGGGCCCGCACCACGGCATGGGCCTGGACCTGTACGCGCAGGTCACCAGCCCCATGCGCCGCTACCTGGACCTGGTGGTGCACCAGCAGCTCCGGGCGTTCCTGGCCGGCGGGGAGCCGATGCCGGGCAAGGTGATGGCCTCGCATATCGCGCAGGCGCAGCTGAACGCGGACGGCACCCGGCAGGCCGAGCGCCTGAGCCGACGGCATCACACGCTGCGGTTCGTGGCCGCGCAGCCTGATCGCGTGTGGGACGCGGTGGTCGTGGACCGGCGGGGCCCGCAGGCGACCCTGCTGATCCCGGACCTGGCCTTCGACGTGCCGATGAGCACGCCCGCGGCGCCCGGCACGGCCCTGCGTGTGCAGCTCACGGACGTGAACCTGCCGGCGCTGAGTGTCCGGGTCCGGGCGGTGTGAGGGGGATGGCCTGGCCGGGCCCGCTTCAGGCAGGCGCGAAATGGACGCGGTTCATTTACGACTGGGGCGAAGAATGCCGCGCTGCACGTCCCGAAACCTGCTTCACCTTGCATTCATGCACCGGGGGGCCTGATTACACTGCCCCCCATGAGCGCCGTGAGCAGCATGAGTGACATCGTGGCCCTACGCATCAGTCACTGCCGTGCCGAACAGGCCGCCAAAGACCGCATGTACCACCTGGCCGTCATGCACTACCGCGACTGCCTGAACGCCGCCGAACGCCGCCAGGACGCGCGCGCCACCGAATTCTTCGCCCTGCAGCTCGCCCGCTGCTACGAGCACATGGGGCTGCGTGACAAGGCCGCCCAGTTCCGCGCGC from Deinococcus ficus includes:
- a CDS encoding S66 family peptidase; this translates as MAAPVSLNFVRPPRLGPGSRVAALSLSSGFVTAVMDRYRAGVRQCAAEFGWEVVPAPNALRGPDFLDANPPARADDLHWALEHPGIHGMVSVIGGDDSVRLLPHLDAGLVRRHPKVFLGFSDSTVTLLHFLRAGVMAYHGPALLTDLAENGGMHPFVVQGVRRAVVDEPAPFDLSPAPEWTEHWQDWADPALQEVPRPFRAGDGWTWVQGDRPAEGHLIGGCVEVLDMLVGTPGWPAPELWRGAVLALETSENVPPPEQVGYWLRNYAAQGLLAGLAGLLLARPRGYAPEQVQALYGWVRRVLGEAGRPDLPVVANVDFGHTSPQLTLPLGGRARLDPPAGRITVFP
- a CDS encoding GNAT family N-acetyltransferase, with the translated sequence MSVRVRALGAADAQPYWDVRYATLSSDPFAFGTTAERFAALPLEQVAQRVTPSDTRVSFGAFLSGPDGQEALVGILTLVRLDSPGFAHRADVLGVAVLREARGQGAGDALMRAALDHARSWEGLTSLHLAVTDTQAAARRLYERHGFQVWGTQPDAIRRAGQVLQEHFMWRPL
- a CDS encoding carbon-nitrogen hydrolase family protein, with amino-acid sequence MTVLKVAAAAYPVEYLESWAAYAAKVERWVADAAGQGAQLLVFPEYAPLELISLLPGALHHDMHGMRPALQAFLPDFLALHERLAREHAVTVVAGSLPVAHAGAFVNRAYVFGPSGLLGYQDKLMMTRFEAEEWDIAPGSGVRVFGAAGVTFGIAICYDSEFPHLARQLAEAGAEVLVVPSFTGSRAGYTRVRVGSMARALEGQCYAVHAPLIADAPWTYAVEDAVGAAGVYAPADNGLPEDGVVAAGGWNEPGWLVADLDLALTRNVRVDGHVLNWRDRQAALTRATPAERAGVEAGA
- a CDS encoding DNA-binding protein, with protein sequence MSRRPSPPTVLLPAVITVATVGVAAGAAYLARNRRGDVKNAVVNRVLEAPAGRSSYQELQTALERASVALAARADRAADTPGNRDLLMHIIGIERWGQERLKVALGQKPYVEDTHHPYRPEGGRSLPDLREDLSRTRSGTVDLVRQLHRTPPEDALTVNHNALGPLTAKAWVRYLTQHADLESRKLRAQKPGQDDPGTAAAETVTAGPTRSG
- a CDS encoding PilT/PilU family type 4a pilus ATPase translates to MTSVLNSVLTAIVKEGASDIHLRSGSAPAGRVNGVMVRYGDTRLSPEHVEGFAREMMIRPGMWDEFQQTREADFAYGIAGLARFRVNAYYQRGTMGLIMRVIEEKGIPSFEQLGLPRETFEYFGAQERGLVLVTGPTGSGKTTTLASLIDHINATQPVNIVTLEDPIEVLHKDKQAMISQRELGIDTMSFSNGLRAAMRQDPDVILIGEMRDKETVEAALSAAQTGHLVLSTLHTQDAIRTVNRIIDFFAPHERDQIRQGLSESIVGIVSQRLLPNASGGRVLGMEVLLGTPTIKECIKDENRTEEIKQALMEGGARGMHTFDQHLAKLVEYGQMTDEDAMASATSAHELKIMLMRHQFAS
- a CDS encoding GNAT family N-acetyltransferase yields the protein MTVSVRAAGVADAAGIAAVHTQSWSETYRGRMPDAFLDRMTSGEMQVRREAGWAQTVTQGAEVVWVAVLGGEVVAFASAGEARDHPGVAAELLTLYSLNRVQGRGVGRALLHAVLREVRARGAGSAACWVLDVNPARAWYARQGAHEAGGKVQAIPGGELREVRMVWPDLGALPD
- a CDS encoding DUF2089 domain-containing protein, with the translated sequence MRPLPLPFPDETEAPLVTELRFPTSGTTVKGVFELNEFATLTPENLDFLRLYIKVRGNLKEVERVLGISYPTVRARFDTLLRAIGYEPETPDPQEEILQRLERGEITPDEAARKLRR
- a CDS encoding SHOCT-like domain-containing protein, with the translated sequence MKEKVKRILDLIRAGKLTLDDAAPLLTALSSRLALIGSDQDLIRTLLDRDDLDTDQIAEHLLLLRGLKGPGNPGFPPPPPPPPRRPQVVIGGRRMDFGHGPGLDDLGERIAAKLEQAAEKFAAKAERLGQNVEDHMSQFAHDMERTMDSWDPAGPPSPTAGRSRVLRIQVESEDGDSYNANLPLSLAPHLEKLIPAHGIRALEKAGFSLEALQLLIESGAPSGELISAEDSDGNSIKIILR
- a CDS encoding ribonuclease R family protein codes for the protein MTVTPELTPAQRTEVELLARGKQEKSRTLRDLKLPETPEAAHALLLRLGVWTEAHTPYADRLQAALSPVALPVPAFPDEARLDLTHLPGFAIDDEGNRDPDDAVAVEALAGGLTRLWVHVADVSALVPPDSPLDQEARARGATLYLPDRTVGMLPDALVEQAGLGLHDVTPALSVSLDLDAEGNAEAVDVQLTRVRVQRLTYSQAQAQLDAGQEPFVTLARLARASRQLRESEGALSIDLPEVRVKADEHGASVTPLPKPEMRQVVQECMTLAGWGAAIFADDNEIPLPFATQDHPTREVRGDTLSAQWARRKTLARTRFQPSPGPHHGMGLDLYAQVTSPMRRYLDLVVHQQLRAFLAGGEPMPGKVMASHIAQAQLNADGTRQAERLSRRHHTLRFVAAQPDRVWDAVVVDRRGPQATLLIPDLAFDVPMSTPAAPGTALRVQLTDVNLPALSVRVRAV